The following are from one region of the Gemmatimonadaceae bacterium genome:
- a CDS encoding F0F1 ATP synthase subunit alpha (produces ATP from ADP in the presence of a proton gradient across the membrane; the alpha chain is a catalytic subunit) — DLFYSGVRPAVNVGISVSRVGGAAQIKAMKSVAGRLRLDLAQYRELEAFASFASDLDAATKRQLDRGARTVEILKQPQFQPMSVEKQVVIIYAVTNGFLDKIPVAEVRQWESEFIEYTDREYPQIASSIKSSKVMSPEIEEDLKRAIEAFTQSRDTGQAAA; from the coding sequence TGATCTCTTTTACTCCGGCGTGAGGCCGGCGGTCAACGTCGGGATCTCGGTGTCGCGAGTCGGCGGCGCTGCCCAGATCAAAGCCATGAAGTCGGTTGCCGGCCGCCTTCGTCTGGATCTTGCGCAGTACCGCGAGCTCGAAGCGTTCGCATCGTTCGCGTCGGATCTCGATGCCGCAACCAAGCGGCAGCTCGACCGCGGCGCGCGAACAGTCGAGATACTCAAGCAGCCGCAGTTCCAGCCAATGTCGGTCGAGAAGCAGGTCGTGATCATCTACGCAGTCACGAATGGATTCCTCGACAAGATTCCGGTTGCGGAAGTGCGTCAGTGGGAATCGGAATTCATCGAGTATACCGATCGCGAGTATCCGCAGATTGCAAGCAGCATCAAATCGTCGAAGGTGATGTCGCCGGAAATCGAAGAAGATCTGAAGCGCGCAATCGAGGCCTTCACACAATCGCGCGACACGGGCCAGGCAGCGGCCTGA
- the atpG gene encoding ATP synthase F1 subunit gamma yields MAKGRELKGRIKSVENTRKITRTMEMVATSKMKRAQDRVQAARPYANSLAEVISDLYSPDLAEKFPLLRQPAEVKRAAVILLTSNRGLAGGFNANLIKEARKLLVGLDRDKVETQLHVVGKKGLGYFRYIGRAVATSRTDITDRPSAANAAELVDALIGEFASGAIDAVYVIYSKYNSALSTPPTSQRILPVTPPDTTGVRPDYLLYPSAEAILSELLPSYVRNSVYRALVENEAGFQSAQRTAMKNATDNAGDILNVLRRTYNRARQAQITQEIAEIVGGSAALEG; encoded by the coding sequence ATGGCGAAGGGTCGTGAGCTAAAGGGGCGAATCAAATCCGTCGAGAACACGCGCAAGATTACGCGTACGATGGAGATGGTCGCGACATCAAAAATGAAGCGGGCGCAGGACCGGGTGCAGGCTGCCCGGCCTTACGCAAACAGCCTCGCAGAAGTGATTTCCGATCTCTATTCGCCAGACCTCGCCGAGAAGTTTCCGCTGCTGAGGCAGCCGGCAGAGGTGAAGCGCGCCGCAGTCATCCTGCTTACCTCCAATCGTGGTCTCGCCGGTGGCTTCAACGCCAATCTGATCAAGGAAGCCCGCAAGCTCCTGGTGGGGCTTGACCGCGACAAAGTAGAAACGCAACTGCACGTCGTCGGGAAGAAGGGGCTTGGTTACTTCCGTTACATCGGCCGCGCGGTCGCTACCTCACGAACCGATATAACCGATCGTCCCAGCGCCGCCAACGCAGCGGAGCTCGTCGACGCGCTGATTGGTGAATTCGCATCGGGCGCGATCGATGCTGTTTACGTGATCTACTCCAAGTACAACTCCGCACTTTCCACCCCTCCGACATCACAGCGGATTCTTCCGGTCACGCCACCGGACACGACCGGCGTTCGTCCGGACTATCTGCTTTATCCCTCGGCTGAAGCAATTCTTTCAGAGCTGCTTCCTTCCTACGTTCGCAACTCCGTGTACCGGGCGCTGGTGGAGAACGAAGCCGGGTTCCAGAGCGCGCAACGCACCGCAATGAAAAACGCAACCGACAACGCCGGCGACATTCTCAACGTGCTTCGCCGTACTTACAATCGCGCCCGCCAGGCGCAGATCACTCAGGAGATCGCCGAAATTGTCGGCGGCTCCGCGGCACTCGAGGGTTAG